One stretch of Pseudomonadota bacterium DNA includes these proteins:
- a CDS encoding tetratricopeptide repeat protein — protein sequence MTTTLGSDGNMLRMALWAILLISAGCAAPRNHVVPPGAAVVPLKDAADRFGYRAERERLLVLLEDAREPGEQARLTMELADLAERTRGEALARGAELEKSHDHAARAERDEFGRLAQRLQDDELKQLERIARDFGEEPRRDEALYRLAFALLDRDSPDVALQHARTLFAVYPTSPYVAHAYLAFADHFFEKENIDQAIKLYEKVIAFDNPEATPRAHFQLGKCSIAKGEHAKALQSFVDAANAGQGLSGAAGAAVRDEALAELVQAYAVAGAPEKALAFFERVGEDRIDDMLERLGAAYFDDGRFRESIVINRQVSDRVECSPVQARAHVAVFEARLYLGEIDDLKAEGEALVEVFTRLTKCLPAEKIGEFAEAGAVAKEALKSQAERYRREYEFSGEPAAAEMADQLEVMAESF from the coding sequence GTGACAACGACTCTCGGGAGCGACGGCAACATGCTGCGGATGGCGCTGTGGGCGATCCTGTTGATCTCCGCGGGCTGCGCCGCTCCCCGCAACCACGTCGTCCCGCCCGGCGCAGCGGTGGTTCCGCTGAAGGATGCCGCGGATCGCTTCGGCTACCGGGCCGAGCGGGAGCGGTTGCTCGTGCTGCTCGAGGACGCGCGGGAGCCGGGAGAGCAGGCTCGGCTCACCATGGAGCTCGCCGACCTGGCCGAGCGCACCCGGGGCGAGGCACTGGCGCGCGGGGCCGAGCTCGAGAAGAGCCACGACCATGCGGCGCGCGCCGAGCGGGACGAGTTCGGACGCCTGGCGCAGCGCCTTCAGGACGACGAGCTCAAGCAGCTCGAGCGGATCGCCCGCGACTTCGGGGAAGAGCCGCGCCGCGACGAGGCGCTGTACCGCCTGGCGTTCGCCCTGCTCGACCGGGACAGCCCGGACGTGGCGCTGCAGCACGCGCGCACCCTTTTCGCCGTGTACCCGACGAGCCCCTACGTGGCCCACGCCTACCTGGCGTTCGCCGACCACTTCTTCGAGAAGGAGAATATCGATCAGGCCATCAAGCTGTACGAGAAGGTGATCGCGTTCGATAACCCGGAAGCCACGCCCAGGGCCCATTTCCAGCTGGGGAAGTGCAGTATCGCCAAGGGCGAGCACGCGAAGGCGCTGCAGTCGTTCGTCGACGCGGCGAACGCCGGGCAAGGCTTAAGCGGCGCGGCCGGGGCGGCGGTGCGCGACGAGGCGCTCGCCGAGCTGGTCCAGGCGTACGCCGTCGCGGGCGCCCCGGAAAAGGCGCTCGCGTTCTTCGAACGGGTAGGCGAGGACCGGATCGACGACATGCTCGAACGGCTGGGCGCCGCGTACTTCGACGACGGCCGCTTCCGCGAATCGATCGTGATCAACCGCCAGGTCTCGGACCGGGTCGAGTGCTCGCCCGTGCAGGCGCGGGCCCACGTCGCGGTGTTCGAGGCGCGGCTCTACCTCGGGGAGATCGACGACCTGAAGGCCGAGGGCGAGGCGCTCGTGGAGGTGTTCACCCGGCTCACCAAGTGCCTGCCCGCCGAGAAGATCGGCGAGTTCGCCGAGGCCGGCGCCGTGGCCAAGGAGGCGCTCAAGTCCCAGGCCGAGCGATATAGGCGGGAGTACGAGTTCAGCGGCGAGCCCGCCGCGGCGGAGATGGCGGACCAATTGGAGGTGATGGCCGAGAGTTTTTAA